The following proteins are encoded in a genomic region of Colletotrichum higginsianum IMI 349063 chromosome 9, whole genome shotgun sequence:
- a CDS encoding Alcohol dehydrogenase, which produces MSSTRSTKGWTVEGNGSFDALKFQKDRILPELTANDVLVKFHAASVNYRDVIIALGHYPFPVAPNIVPGSDGAGEVVEVGSKVTRFEKGAKVVTLFGQGHQYGEVTLKSLGTGLGGAIDGTFQQYGIFNENGLSYMPENLSYLEAGTLSCAPLTAWNALYGLKPVVPGDWVLTQGTGGVSIAALQFAKAAGARVIATTSSSAKAETLKKLGADHVINYKTNPNWGDEAKKVSGGVHHVIEVGGSKTLTESLKAAAIGGVVSIIGWVGGPGEKGVDFPQILASMAIVRPLVVGSREQFEAMIRAVEAFDIKPVIDQNIFKLEDLKEAYQYQWDQKHFGKVVIRIE; this is translated from the exons ATGTCTTCTACAAGAAGTACCAAAGGCTGGACGGTTGAGGGCAATGGCAGCTTCGACGCTCTCAAATTTCAAAAGGACCGCATTCTCCCTGAGCTCACCGCCAACGATGTGTTGGTTAAATTTCATGCGGCATCTGTGAATTACCGCGATGTCATCATCGCACTG GGTCACTATCCTTTCCCTGTGGCACCGAACATTGTCCCAGGCTCTGACGGAGCTGGGGAAGTCGTAGAAGTGGGTTCCAAAGTCACCCGATTTGAGAAAGGTGCCAAGGTTGTTACACTGTTCGGTCAAGGCCATCAATACGGGGAAGTGACCCTAAAATCCCTTGGGACAGGGCTAGGTGGAGCCATTGATGGCACTTTCCAACAGTACGGCATTTTCAACGAGAATGGACTGTCATACATGCCAGAGAACCTCAGCTATTTAGAAGCCGGAACACTCTCCTGCGCCCCTCTCACCGCGTGGAATGCTCTCTACGGGCTGAAGCCAGTCGTCCCCGGCGACTGGGTCCTAACACAGGGCACAGGAGGTGTGAGCATCGCTGCTCTGCAGTTTGCAAAGGCCGCAGGTGCCCGAGTCATTGCGAcaacttcttcttcagccaAGGCTGAGACACTGAAGAAGCTAGGGGCTGATCATGTCATCAACTACAAGACGAACCCGAACTGGGGTGACGAGGCAAAAAAGGTCTCCGGAGGTGTCCACCATGTTATTGAGGTTGGAGGCTCGAAGACTTTGACAGAGAGTCTGAAAGCCGCTGCCATTGGCGGTGTGGTCAGTATCATTGGTTGGGTCGGCGGGCCGGGAGAAAAGGGTGTGGATTTCCCCCAAATTTTAGCCAGTATGGCGATTGTGAGGCCACTTGTTGTTGGAAGCCGGGAACAATTTGAAGCAATG ATTCGAGCCGTCGAGGCCTTCGACATCAAGCCCGTCATCGACCAGAACATCTTCAAGCTTGAGGATCTCAAAGA GGCCTATCAATACCAGTGGGACCAGAAGCACTTCGGCAAAGTTGTTATCAGGATTGAGTAG